One genomic window of Geoanaerobacter pelophilus includes the following:
- a CDS encoding efflux RND transporter periplasmic adaptor subunit, which translates to MQSKFRVTFGAVAGFLVCCLAMAGCGKKPAAKPPAGPPEVGVITVKTQRVAITTELPGRTAPYLVAEVRPQVSGIIKKRVFTEGSDVKAGQVLYQIDPATYQAAYASAKASEARAEANLIPARLKMERYKDLVKIKAVSQQDYDDAFASFKQAEADVASTKAAVETARINLAYTKITAPISGRIGRSTVTDGALVTANQAAALATIQQFDSMYVDITQSSADLLRLKRTLSSGLLKKGGAAQAPVRLMLEDGTPYPLEGTLKFSDVTVDQSTGSVTLRCIFPNPKQLLLPGMFVRAVVQEGVNEQAILMPQRGVTRNPSGSAMVMVVGAEEKAEPRVIKVERTVGDNWLVSDGLKTGDRVILEGTQKARPGTPVKAVPFGTKPAEGAPAAAATQPTPTTGSKK; encoded by the coding sequence ATGCAAAGCAAATTCAGAGTAACATTTGGGGCCGTTGCCGGATTCCTTGTCTGCTGTCTTGCCATGGCCGGTTGCGGTAAGAAGCCGGCTGCCAAGCCGCCGGCAGGGCCGCCGGAAGTCGGCGTTATAACGGTTAAGACGCAGCGGGTCGCCATAACAACGGAATTGCCCGGTCGCACTGCACCCTATTTGGTGGCCGAAGTTCGTCCACAGGTTAGCGGCATTATTAAGAAGCGGGTTTTTACCGAAGGGAGCGATGTCAAGGCCGGTCAGGTGCTTTACCAGATTGATCCTGCCACGTACCAGGCTGCCTATGCCAGCGCCAAGGCATCAGAAGCGAGGGCCGAAGCCAACCTGATCCCTGCCCGTCTCAAAATGGAGCGCTATAAGGATCTGGTGAAGATCAAGGCGGTGAGCCAGCAGGACTACGATGATGCCTTTGCCAGCTTCAAGCAGGCCGAGGCTGATGTTGCCTCTACCAAGGCGGCGGTGGAAACGGCCCGGATCAACCTGGCCTACACAAAGATCACCGCCCCCATATCCGGTCGCATCGGTCGCTCGACCGTAACCGACGGGGCGCTGGTGACCGCCAACCAGGCGGCAGCATTGGCTACCATCCAGCAGTTTGATTCCATGTATGTGGATATTACCCAATCCAGCGCTGATCTGCTCCGTCTGAAACGGACCCTGTCCAGCGGTCTCTTGAAAAAAGGTGGCGCAGCCCAGGCTCCAGTAAGGTTAATGCTGGAAGATGGCACGCCGTATCCGCTGGAGGGAACCCTCAAGTTTTCCGACGTTACTGTTGATCAGAGCACCGGATCGGTGACGCTTCGCTGCATCTTTCCTAACCCGAAGCAGCTGCTGCTGCCAGGAATGTTTGTCCGCGCAGTGGTCCAGGAGGGAGTCAACGAGCAAGCGATCCTAATGCCGCAGCGCGGTGTGACCCGCAATCCGTCAGGCAGCGCCATGGTGATGGTGGTTGGTGCCGAAGAGAAGGCTGAGCCGCGGGTGATAAAGGTCGAGCGTACCGTCGGCGACAATTGGCTGGTAAGTGATGGCTTGAAGACGGGTGACCGGGTCATACTCGAAGGCACCCAGAAGGCGCGGCCCGGCACACCGGTGAAGGCTGTACCTTTCGGGACCAAGCCTGCTGAGGGGGCACCTGCTGCTGCAGCCACTCAGCCTACGCCGACTACGGGATCAAAGAAATAA
- a CDS encoding TetR family transcriptional regulator produces MSGADKRDDIVRAALELIAEHGFHGAPMAMIAERAGVAAGTIYRYFENKDVLIKELYGALEKKMYPFILEGYSNEAPFRARFLHLGSAMLRFFIENPLDFRYLEQFHNSPYGVAFRRDKLMGKAGGCDVFRELFEQGIKQQVLKDFPVVIFFDLAFGSLVALARDHILGFVQLDETLINRVVEACWDAVKR; encoded by the coding sequence GTGTCTGGAGCAGACAAACGAGACGATATTGTACGTGCCGCCCTTGAGCTTATCGCCGAGCACGGCTTTCATGGCGCGCCGATGGCGATGATTGCCGAACGGGCCGGTGTGGCAGCAGGGACCATCTACCGCTATTTCGAAAACAAGGACGTTCTGATCAAAGAGTTGTATGGGGCATTGGAAAAAAAAATGTATCCGTTCATTCTGGAGGGGTATTCCAATGAGGCGCCGTTTCGAGCCCGTTTCCTGCACCTCGGTTCGGCGATGCTCCGTTTTTTTATCGAGAATCCCCTGGATTTCCGCTATCTGGAACAATTTCACAACTCTCCCTATGGCGTCGCATTCCGCCGCGACAAGCTCATGGGGAAAGCTGGCGGCTGTGATGTTTTTCGAGAGCTGTTCGAGCAGGGAATCAAGCAGCAGGTGCTCAAGGATTTCCCTGTCGTCATCTTCTTCGATCTGGCCTTTGGCTCCCTGGTGGCCTTGGCCCGGGATCACATTCTCGGTTTTGTACAACTGGATGAAACCTTGATCAACCGGGTCGTGGAAGCTTGTTGGGACGCTGTGAAAAGGTAG
- a CDS encoding carbonic anhydrase: MLSGRIRNAVIVMCALCAVSGAVAFASGAKAAMSADEALKSLISGNERYVANQMTGQKLCDLPTRQGLAKGQNPYAIILSCSDSRVPPEIIFDKGLGEIFVVRVAGNIPDPVVLGSIEYAAEHLGSPLVMVLGHERCGAVTAAVDAKGKPEGNIGAIISKITPAVKQAKKEAAGKPKAELVETAIDDNVKLVSAALTKQSKVIKHLVDAGKIKIVSAKYDLDDGKVTVLK; this comes from the coding sequence ATGTTATCAGGAAGAATAAGGAATGCGGTTATTGTAATGTGTGCCCTGTGTGCTGTAAGCGGGGCCGTGGCTTTTGCATCAGGAGCAAAAGCGGCCATGTCGGCGGATGAAGCGCTTAAGAGTCTTATCTCCGGCAACGAGCGCTATGTTGCCAACCAGATGACTGGCCAGAAGCTGTGCGATCTGCCGACCCGTCAAGGGCTCGCCAAGGGGCAGAACCCTTACGCTATTATCCTGTCCTGCTCAGATTCCCGGGTGCCACCGGAAATCATCTTTGACAAGGGTCTTGGCGAGATCTTCGTGGTGCGCGTTGCCGGGAATATCCCTGATCCGGTCGTGCTGGGGAGCATTGAATATGCTGCCGAGCATCTCGGTTCGCCGCTGGTCATGGTGCTTGGCCATGAGCGCTGTGGGGCGGTAACGGCGGCAGTCGATGCCAAAGGAAAGCCGGAAGGGAACATCGGCGCCATCATCAGCAAGATCACCCCGGCAGTGAAACAGGCCAAGAAGGAAGCTGCTGGCAAGCCCAAAGCGGAACTGGTTGAAACTGCCATTGACGACAATGTCAAACTAGTTTCTGCGGCGTTGACCAAGCAGTCCAAAGTTATCAAGCACCTGGTTGATGCCGGTAAAATCAAGATCGTCAGTGCCAAATATGACCTTGATGACGGCAAGGTAACGGTTCTTAAGTAA
- a CDS encoding response regulator, with translation MDLMKCLIVDDDELARETISVQLAGVDCEMAKDGNEAVAKFEASLDNGPRIDLVLLDIMMPDMNGHETGKAIRQRERDRNIPASERTKIVMLTALNTPDDVMQSMISSQSSAYLVKPVEPHKLRETLSKIGLRVPK, from the coding sequence ATGGATCTTATGAAGTGCCTCATAGTTGATGATGATGAATTGGCGCGGGAAACGATATCAGTGCAACTTGCCGGTGTTGATTGCGAAATGGCAAAAGACGGCAATGAGGCCGTTGCCAAGTTTGAAGCGTCACTGGATAACGGACCACGCATTGACCTGGTACTGCTCGACATAATGATGCCTGATATGAATGGCCATGAAACAGGGAAAGCGATACGTCAGCGGGAGCGGGACAGAAACATTCCTGCCAGCGAGCGAACCAAGATTGTCATGCTCACGGCACTCAACACGCCGGATGACGTGATGCAGTCGATGATTTCGTCGCAATCATCGGCGTATCTGGTCAAGCCGGTGGAACCGCACAAACTCCGGGAAACCCTGAGCAAGATCGGCTTGAGAGTACCAAAATAA
- a CDS encoding Lon protease family protein, whose product MATDLLRIAPDKLRWECDESEFDFATTDELPELEGTIGQERALKALDFGFGITDCGYNLFLAGEAGTGRSSTIRNMLKKLTKEQPTPSDWCYVYNFKDPDLPVSLALPAGQGVELEKDMKELLEGIKSDIPKALDSKDYESHKATVFEEYQEKNGELFGALEKEAEERGFSLQRTVSGLVMVPQKDDRNYTQEEYEALSDEEREKLEATGKDLTDKLNDVLRQVRENEKGTKETLGQLDRELGLSAVGRHIEPLKEKYRELEKVVKYLDSVQEDILNNLEDFKPQQQQSQIAGLRMAKQEPSFERYAVNVFVDNRETKGAPVVFEQNPTYNNLFGRIENVWQMGGVATTNFTLIKPGALHRANGGYLIIDAREVLINPFAWDALKRCMRSGEIKIEDAMEQYRFMTIVSLKPEPVPLRAKIVMIGSPWIYYLLFHLEPDYRKFFKVKADFDSRVNRTPQIMKDYALFVATHCKNEKLVPFDRSGVAGLLEHSARLVEDQGKLSSQFMEIADLIREASYWAAKDGSVTVSRDIVKKTISEKIYRSNRVEERLQELFEDGTILCDTDGSEVGQINGLSVMTIADYMFGRPSRVTARVYLGRGGMVNIEREVKLSGPIHDKGVLILTGYLGGKFAHDKPLSFSASICFEQNYDGIEGDSASSTELYALLSALSGVPIKQGIAVTGSVNQLGKIQPIGGVNYKIEGFFAVCKAKGLTGEQGVIIPKSNEKHLMLNDEVSEAVRAGKFHIWSVETIDQGIEILTGVPAGAQQPNQGYPEGSINFLADKRLREMLELMKKFGSSSEGKGRGKGKAKSSEPETS is encoded by the coding sequence ATGGCAACTGATCTGCTGAGGATTGCTCCGGACAAGCTTCGCTGGGAGTGTGATGAGAGCGAATTTGATTTTGCCACCACTGACGAGCTTCCGGAGCTTGAAGGAACCATAGGCCAGGAACGGGCCCTGAAGGCGCTGGATTTCGGCTTCGGCATCACCGATTGCGGCTACAACCTCTTTCTGGCAGGCGAGGCCGGGACCGGGCGCTCATCGACGATCCGCAATATGCTCAAAAAGCTGACCAAGGAGCAGCCGACCCCTTCAGACTGGTGTTATGTCTACAACTTCAAGGACCCTGACCTGCCCGTAAGCCTTGCCTTGCCTGCCGGACAAGGAGTCGAGCTGGAAAAGGACATGAAGGAGCTGCTGGAAGGGATCAAGTCGGACATCCCCAAGGCGCTTGACAGCAAGGACTACGAGAGCCACAAGGCCACGGTATTTGAAGAGTACCAGGAAAAGAACGGCGAGCTGTTCGGCGCCCTGGAAAAGGAGGCTGAAGAGCGAGGCTTCTCCTTGCAGCGGACCGTATCCGGGCTGGTGATGGTCCCCCAGAAGGATGACCGGAACTACACCCAGGAAGAGTACGAGGCCCTTTCCGACGAAGAGCGGGAGAAACTGGAGGCAACCGGCAAGGACCTGACTGACAAGCTGAACGACGTGCTGCGCCAGGTGCGGGAGAACGAGAAGGGGACCAAGGAAACCCTGGGCCAGCTCGATCGTGAGCTGGGGCTTTCCGCGGTGGGGCGCCATATCGAGCCGCTCAAGGAGAAATACCGCGAGCTGGAAAAGGTGGTTAAATACCTGGACTCGGTGCAGGAAGATATCCTCAATAACCTGGAGGATTTCAAGCCGCAACAGCAGCAGTCGCAGATTGCCGGGCTCAGGATGGCAAAACAGGAGCCCTCATTCGAGCGCTATGCGGTCAATGTCTTTGTGGACAATCGGGAAACCAAAGGGGCGCCGGTCGTCTTCGAGCAGAACCCGACCTACAACAACCTGTTCGGTCGGATCGAGAACGTCTGGCAGATGGGCGGGGTGGCCACCACCAACTTCACCCTGATCAAGCCGGGGGCGCTGCACCGGGCCAATGGCGGTTATCTGATCATCGATGCCCGCGAGGTGCTGATCAATCCCTTTGCCTGGGATGCCCTCAAGCGCTGCATGCGGAGCGGTGAGATCAAGATCGAGGACGCCATGGAGCAGTACCGCTTCATGACCATTGTCTCTCTCAAGCCGGAGCCGGTGCCGCTGCGGGCCAAGATCGTCATGATCGGTTCACCCTGGATTTACTACCTGCTGTTCCATCTTGAGCCCGACTACCGCAAGTTCTTCAAGGTCAAGGCCGATTTTGACAGCCGGGTGAACCGAACTCCGCAAATTATGAAAGATTACGCGCTGTTCGTCGCTACCCACTGCAAGAACGAAAAACTGGTGCCGTTCGACCGGAGCGGCGTTGCCGGGCTGCTGGAGCATTCGGCAAGGCTGGTCGAGGACCAGGGGAAGCTCTCTTCTCAGTTCATGGAGATTGCCGACCTGATCCGCGAAGCGAGTTACTGGGCTGCCAAGGACGGCAGCGTTACCGTATCGCGCGACATCGTCAAGAAAACCATCTCGGAAAAGATTTACCGGAGCAACCGGGTTGAAGAGCGTCTCCAGGAGCTGTTCGAGGACGGCACCATCCTCTGCGATACCGATGGCAGTGAGGTCGGCCAGATCAACGGCCTGTCGGTAATGACCATTGCCGACTACATGTTCGGCAGGCCTTCCCGTGTGACTGCCAGGGTTTACCTGGGGCGCGGCGGCATGGTCAATATCGAGCGCGAGGTGAAGCTTTCCGGTCCGATCCACGACAAGGGGGTGCTGATCCTCACCGGCTATCTGGGCGGCAAGTTTGCCCATGACAAGCCGCTCTCGTTCTCGGCGTCGATCTGTTTCGAACAGAATTACGATGGAATCGAAGGGGACAGTGCTTCATCAACCGAGCTCTATGCGCTGCTCTCTGCGCTCTCGGGAGTGCCGATCAAGCAGGGGATTGCCGTTACCGGCAGCGTCAACCAGCTCGGCAAGATCCAGCCGATCGGCGGGGTGAACTACAAGATCGAAGGGTTCTTCGCGGTATGCAAGGCCAAGGGGCTGACCGGCGAGCAGGGGGTAATCATTCCCAAGAGCAACGAAAAGCACCTGATGCTGAATGACGAGGTCAGTGAGGCGGTTCGCGCCGGCAAGTTTCATATCTGGAGCGTCGAGACCATCGACCAGGGGATCGAGATTCTGACCGGTGTCCCGGCCGGGGCACAACAGCCGAACCAGGGCTACCCGGAAGGGAGTATAAACTTCCTGGCGGACAAACGGCTGCGGGAGATGCTGGAGCTGATGAAGAAATTCGGTAGCTCCAGTGAAGGTAAGGGGCGAGGCAAAGGCAAGGCAAAGAGTTCAGAGCCCGAAACCTCTTAA
- the lpdA gene encoding dihydrolipoyl dehydrogenase: MSDMVYDLIVIGAGPGGYVAAIRASQLGMKVCVVEKSDTLGGVCLNEGCIPSKALLDSSEHFAQARDKFSQHGVIIDPPRLDLARMQGRKADVVKKLTDGVVFLFKKNNIERLQATARIGTVDGELRTVHLSGGAAGEATVKGRRLLLATGSRAAEIPTIPFDGEFVVDARGALSFDKVPEHLVVIGAGYIGLELGSVWRRLGSKVTVVEMLAKPLPATDGQVADTLVRSLKKQGMTFHLDTKVVSVAKLNDKISLNLEGPGGPVAIDCDRVLVAAGRVPNSDIPGVLEAGIKVDGHGRVTVDENYMTSVPGIYAIGDLVAGPMLAHKASEEGVVCVERMNDEKSVVDYEFIPGVVYTWPEAAGVGKTEEQLKNEAVPYAVGRFSFMANGRAKCLDETEGFVKVLAHPETGRVLGVHIIGPRASDMIAEAVTAMTYGATAEDIAMTFHAHPTLSEALKEAALDVGKRAIHS; encoded by the coding sequence ATGTCTGATATGGTTTACGATCTCATTGTCATCGGCGCCGGTCCGGGCGGGTATGTGGCGGCGATCCGCGCCAGCCAGCTGGGGATGAAGGTCTGTGTGGTGGAAAAGAGCGATACCCTCGGCGGGGTCTGCCTCAACGAGGGGTGCATTCCGAGCAAGGCGCTGCTCGACTCTTCGGAGCATTTCGCCCAGGCGCGGGATAAGTTTAGCCAGCATGGGGTTATTATCGACCCGCCACGGCTTGACCTTGCCCGGATGCAGGGCCGCAAGGCCGACGTGGTCAAGAAACTCACCGATGGTGTTGTCTTCCTGTTCAAGAAGAACAATATCGAACGGCTGCAGGCTACTGCCCGCATCGGCACTGTTGACGGGGAGCTGCGCACGGTCCACCTCTCCGGGGGGGCGGCAGGCGAAGCAACGGTTAAAGGCCGCCGGCTGCTGTTGGCAACCGGCAGCCGGGCTGCCGAGATTCCGACAATACCCTTTGATGGCGAGTTTGTGGTGGATGCCCGCGGCGCCCTTTCATTTGACAAGGTGCCGGAGCATCTGGTGGTGATCGGTGCAGGTTACATAGGGCTTGAGCTGGGCTCGGTCTGGCGCAGGCTCGGCAGCAAAGTTACCGTGGTGGAAATGCTTGCCAAACCGCTTCCGGCAACCGACGGCCAGGTGGCTGATACCCTGGTGCGTTCCCTGAAGAAGCAGGGGATGACGTTCCACCTTGATACCAAAGTGGTTTCCGTTGCAAAGCTGAACGATAAGATAAGCCTTAATCTGGAAGGCCCCGGCGGCCCGGTTGCCATTGACTGTGACCGGGTGCTCGTGGCCGCCGGACGGGTTCCAAACAGCGATATCCCAGGTGTTTTAGAGGCTGGGATCAAGGTCGATGGCCACGGCAGGGTCACGGTTGATGAAAACTACATGACCTCTGTCCCTGGCATCTACGCCATCGGCGATCTCGTTGCCGGGCCGATGCTCGCCCACAAGGCTTCCGAGGAGGGGGTAGTCTGCGTCGAACGGATGAACGACGAGAAATCGGTGGTAGACTATGAATTCATTCCGGGGGTTGTCTATACCTGGCCCGAGGCTGCCGGGGTCGGCAAGACCGAAGAACAGCTGAAAAATGAGGCGGTGCCGTATGCGGTCGGCCGGTTCAGTTTCATGGCCAATGGCCGGGCCAAGTGCCTGGACGAGACTGAGGGGTTTGTCAAGGTGCTGGCGCATCCGGAGACCGGGCGGGTGCTCGGGGTGCATATCATCGGTCCGCGGGCATCGGACATGATTGCCGAGGCGGTTACTGCCATGACTTACGGCGCAACGGCCGAGGATATCGCCATGACCTTCCACGCGCATCCGACCTTGTCGGAGGCGCTGAAGGAAGCGGCGCTGGATGTGGGGAAAAGGGCTATACATTCTTGA
- the sucB gene encoding dihydrolipoyllysine-residue succinyltransferase: MEIKIPEVGESVHDALVAKWLKDDGSTVTKDEPLCEIETDKITLELNADASGVLTITIPAGQTVPVGTVIGSIAPGSAIGAQPQAIPPASPAARKLAAEKGVDAATLSGTGKGGRITPEDVMKAAVPGDETGSGPELLVVRSESPVPYTTHHEPPPSNLKPRTRRVAMTPIRRRIAERLLAVRQQTAMLTSFNEADLTRIIALRKGHGEHFREKHGVKLGFMSFFVKACCEGLKEFPAINAAIDGSDIVYHDYCNIGIAIGAEKGLVVPVLRDAERLHFSEIEQQIESFAVKVKENRLAIADLEGGTFSISNGGVYGSLLSTPILNPPQSGVLGMHAIQDRAVVRDGQVVIRPMMYLALSYDHRIVDGREAVGFLKRVKEYVEEPEELFLEG; this comes from the coding sequence ATGGAGATCAAGATTCCGGAAGTCGGTGAATCGGTTCATGATGCCCTTGTTGCCAAATGGCTTAAGGACGACGGCAGCACCGTGACCAAGGATGAGCCGCTCTGCGAAATCGAAACCGACAAGATAACCCTTGAACTGAATGCCGATGCTTCTGGGGTGCTGACTATCACGATTCCGGCTGGTCAGACGGTGCCGGTCGGTACTGTCATCGGCAGCATTGCACCAGGCTCTGCCATTGGTGCGCAACCCCAGGCCATACCGCCTGCCTCCCCGGCAGCCAGAAAACTGGCGGCCGAGAAGGGGGTCGATGCCGCCACTCTCAGCGGCACTGGCAAAGGAGGCCGGATTACCCCTGAGGATGTCATGAAGGCAGCAGTCCCTGGTGATGAGACTGGATCTGGGCCTGAATTGCTGGTGGTAAGGTCCGAGTCGCCGGTTCCCTATACCACACATCACGAGCCGCCACCCTCGAACCTCAAACCTCGAACCCGCCGCGTGGCGATGACCCCCATCAGGCGAAGGATTGCGGAGCGGCTGCTGGCGGTGCGCCAGCAGACCGCCATGCTGACCTCGTTCAACGAGGCGGACCTCACCCGGATCATTGCCTTGAGAAAGGGTCATGGAGAACATTTCCGCGAGAAGCACGGGGTGAAACTCGGCTTCATGTCGTTCTTTGTCAAGGCCTGCTGCGAAGGGCTGAAGGAGTTTCCGGCCATCAATGCCGCCATTGACGGCAGCGACATTGTCTACCATGATTACTGCAACATCGGCATCGCGATCGGCGCGGAAAAGGGGCTGGTGGTGCCGGTGCTGCGCGATGCGGAACGGCTGCATTTCTCTGAAATCGAGCAACAGATCGAGAGTTTTGCGGTCAAGGTCAAGGAGAACCGGCTGGCCATCGCCGACCTGGAGGGGGGCACCTTCTCCATCTCCAACGGCGGGGTCTACGGCTCACTGTTATCGACGCCGATCCTCAATCCGCCGCAGAGCGGCGTCCTCGGGATGCATGCCATCCAGGACCGCGCCGTGGTAAGGGACGGCCAGGTGGTGATCAGGCCGATGATGTATCTGGCCCTCTCCTACGACCATCGCATCGTCGATGGCCGCGAGGCGGTCGGTTTTCTCAAGCGGGTGAAGGAGTATGTGGAAGAGCCGGAAGAGCTATTTCTGGAGGGATAA
- a CDS encoding 2-oxoglutarate dehydrogenase E1 component — translation MSFKDALDPSWLEGQYLLWRRNPESLSPDWRAFFEGFELADQKAGPPGPVPGKASCVGCSAKQSGVQSLIYGYRDIGHLMACTDPLAESCPVTHPQLELSCFGLDPSDLATEFSPWSDSGRSATLQAILDSLRESYCGSIGTEFMHIQEPAERQWLIERLETANNDKRLSTEERIAVLKRLVEASLFESFLHRKFLGQKRFSLEGGESLIVFLDEVVNGAAATRVSEIVFGMAHRGRLNVLAHIMGKPLANIFSEFSDNRELAFVGEGDVKYHKGFSTDRRLTDGRRLHLTLAFNPSHLEVVDPVVEGKTRAIQDTLGSEGKDSALPVLVHGDAAFAGQGIVAETLNMSQLEGYTTGGTIHVVLNNQIGFTTLPKDARSTRYATDIARMLMIPIFHVHGDDPDAVARVGRLALEYRQAFKRDVVVEIICYRRHGHNEGDEPAFTQPLMYQQISQRPLSYKIFASKLDAEGVDFGGVESIERDITGRLEQALTEEPDPTLDLGFTAGWQGIERDYEVQPVATGVPHAVLADLTSRLSTLPPGFAPHPKVAAVYQRRNEAVQSGHGLDWGGAEALAFATLLAEGVAVRLSGQDSRRGTFNHRHAVLHDSNSDETFTPLAGIGVDGARFSVYDSLLSEAGVLGFEYGYSVASPESLVIWEAQFGDFANGGQVVIDQFIAAGESKWDRSSGLVLLLPHGYEGNGAEHSSARVERFLQLCAEENMLVCYPSTPAQLFHLLRRQVKLPFRKPLVVFTPKSMLRHPACVSSLDGLATGGFCEVLPDPVEPSTVSTAILCSGKLYFELVEQRAASGRSDVAIIRIEQLYPFRAGVLLAAVAPLLGVGDWRWVQEEPANMGAWPYIRSLLTAAIGREFRYVGRPASAAPATGSHRMHGIEQKKLLDEAFQKG, via the coding sequence ATGTCATTCAAGGACGCACTGGACCCTTCCTGGCTGGAAGGGCAATATCTGCTGTGGCGCAGGAACCCGGAATCGCTGTCGCCTGACTGGCGGGCATTTTTTGAGGGGTTTGAGCTGGCTGACCAAAAGGCCGGTCCTCCCGGCCCGGTGCCTGGCAAGGCTTCCTGTGTTGGGTGCTCCGCGAAGCAATCGGGCGTCCAGTCGCTCATCTACGGTTACCGGGATATCGGCCATCTGATGGCCTGTACCGATCCTCTGGCCGAATCCTGCCCGGTTACGCATCCGCAACTGGAACTCTCTTGCTTTGGTCTTGACCCTTCTGACCTGGCCACTGAATTCTCCCCTTGGTCGGATTCCGGCAGGTCAGCCACGCTTCAGGCTATTCTGGACAGCCTGCGTGAGAGTTACTGCGGGTCCATCGGGACCGAGTTCATGCACATCCAGGAGCCGGCAGAGCGCCAGTGGCTTATCGAGCGGCTGGAAACGGCCAATAACGATAAACGTCTCAGCACCGAAGAGCGGATAGCGGTCCTGAAACGGCTGGTAGAGGCATCGCTGTTTGAGTCGTTTCTGCATCGGAAATTTCTTGGCCAGAAACGGTTTTCGCTGGAAGGCGGGGAGTCGCTTATCGTGTTTCTCGATGAGGTGGTTAATGGTGCTGCCGCTACCCGAGTCTCGGAGATCGTCTTCGGCATGGCCCATCGCGGCAGGCTCAATGTGCTGGCCCATATCATGGGGAAGCCGCTGGCCAACATCTTCAGCGAGTTCAGCGACAATCGGGAGCTGGCCTTTGTCGGCGAGGGTGACGTTAAGTACCACAAGGGGTTCTCCACAGACCGGCGCTTGACAGATGGCCGCAGGTTGCACCTGACCCTTGCCTTTAATCCGTCGCACCTTGAGGTGGTTGACCCGGTGGTGGAAGGGAAGACCAGGGCCATTCAGGATACACTCGGCAGTGAGGGCAAAGACAGCGCGTTGCCGGTGCTGGTGCATGGCGATGCCGCCTTTGCAGGTCAGGGGATTGTTGCCGAAACCCTCAACATGTCGCAACTTGAAGGGTACACCACTGGCGGGACCATCCATGTGGTGCTCAACAACCAGATCGGCTTTACCACGCTGCCGAAAGATGCCCGCTCCACCCGCTACGCCACCGATATTGCCAGGATGTTGATGATCCCGATCTTCCATGTCCATGGGGACGATCCGGATGCGGTTGCCCGTGTCGGCAGGCTGGCGCTGGAGTACCGCCAGGCATTCAAGCGCGACGTGGTCGTGGAAATCATTTGCTACCGGCGCCATGGCCATAACGAGGGGGATGAGCCGGCCTTTACCCAGCCGCTGATGTACCAGCAGATCAGTCAGCGCCCCCTTTCCTACAAGATTTTCGCCTCGAAACTGGACGCTGAAGGTGTCGATTTTGGCGGGGTTGAGTCAATCGAACGTGACATAACCGGCCGCCTGGAGCAGGCATTGACCGAAGAGCCGGATCCAACGCTTGACCTTGGCTTTACCGCCGGGTGGCAGGGGATTGAACGGGATTATGAAGTGCAGCCGGTCGCGACCGGCGTGCCTCATGCTGTGCTGGCCGATCTCACCAGCCGGCTCTCCACTCTGCCGCCGGGGTTTGCTCCGCATCCCAAAGTTGCGGCCGTCTACCAGCGGCGCAATGAGGCGGTGCAGAGCGGCCATGGCCTGGACTGGGGCGGGGCTGAGGCGCTGGCCTTTGCCACACTGCTGGCCGAGGGGGTGGCTGTCCGGCTCTCCGGCCAGGACTCCCGGCGGGGCACCTTCAACCACCGCCATGCCGTGCTGCATGACAGCAACAGCGACGAGACCTTTACCCCGCTGGCCGGAATCGGTGTTGACGGCGCCAGGTTCTCCGTTTACGACAGCCTGCTTTCCGAGGCCGGAGTGCTTGGTTTCGAGTACGGCTACTCAGTGGCATCCCCCGAGTCGCTGGTCATCTGGGAGGCCCAGTTCGGCGACTTTGCCAACGGCGGCCAGGTGGTGATCGACCAGTTCATTGCCGCCGGAGAGAGCAAGTGGGACCGCTCCTCCGGCCTGGTCCTGCTCCTGCCGCACGGCTACGAAGGTAACGGCGCCGAACACTCCAGCGCCCGGGTCGAACGGTTCCTGCAGCTTTGCGCCGAAGAAAACATGCTGGTCTGCTACCCATCGACCCCGGCTCAGCTTTTCCATCTGCTGCGGCGCCAGGTCAAACTGCCGTTTCGCAAGCCGCTGGTGGTATTTACCCCCAAGAGTATGCTGCGCCATCCGGCCTGCGTTTCCTCGCTTGACGGTCTGGCCACCGGAGGCTTCTGCGAAGTGCTGCCGGACCCGGTGGAGCCGTCAACGGTCAGCACGGCGATACTCTGCAGCGGCAAGCTCTATTTCGAGCTGGTCGAGCAACGGGCAGCGTCAGGCAGGAGCGATGTCGCCATTATCCGGATCGAGCAGCTTTATCCGTTCCGGGCCGGGGTGCTGCTGGCCGCTGTGGCTCCATTGCTTGGCGTTGGCGATTGGCGCTGGGTGCAGGAAGAGCCGGCCAATATGGGGGCATGGCCGTATATCCGGTCGCTGCTTACGGCCGCAATCGGCAGGGAGTTCCGTTACGTCGGGCGGCCGGCGTCGGCGGCCCCGGCAACCGGTTCGCACCGGATGCACGGCATCGAGCAGAAGAAGCTTCTTGATGAAGCGTTTCAGAAGGGGTGA